In Hippoglossus stenolepis isolate QCI-W04-F060 chromosome 21, HSTE1.2, whole genome shotgun sequence, one DNA window encodes the following:
- the pus3 gene encoding tRNA pseudouridine(38/39) synthase, with protein MSEALTRQIKDLEAELEELRSQLRERTAAGEDLEVTSSENADHKPHGKSSGCKKGKKAHKERPFDFSAHPRRHAALRLAYMGWAYQGFAVQENTDNTVEARLFEALLKTRLIQDRQSSNYHRCGRTDKGVSAFSQVITIDLRSTQFSGGLGVTLPEHIDANTKSKAAASEVPYVKMLNRVLPQDIRILDWAPVAEGFSARFDCKSRTYRYYFPRGSLDVPLMADAAKRYEGTHDFRNLCKMDVGNGVLQFERTILSASVKPALPEHTSSTDHYDIFIFEIKGLAFLYHQVRCMMALLLLIGQKLEAPELIHQLLDVQSNPRKPQYSMAVDFPLVLYDCHFEGLSWKQEAEEVNYVLSTLQQHWTQSAVKSHVLHGMIKGLEASGGVSSNHCWLVEGSRQRNYRPLLERPCCESLESRIDHFVKRGRLEREEGENGGDTVHRGKRSKHSHNSSTGPVSSELPPAKKSADRKTED; from the exons ATGTCGGAGGCACTGACCCGGCAGATAAAGGATCTggaggcagagctggaggagctcaGGTCCCAGCTGAGGGAGAGGACTGCAGCCGGAGAGGACTTGGAGGTGACGTCCAGTGAAAACGCCGACCACAAGCCTCATGGGAAGTCCAGTGGCTGCAAGAAGGGTAAGAAAGCCCACAAGGAGCGTCCTTTTGACTTCTCCGCCCACCCTCGGCGCCACGCGGCCCTGCGGCTGGCGTACATGGGCTGGGCCTACCAGGGCTTTGCGGTGCAGGAGAACACCGACAACACGGTGGAGGCCCGACTCTTCGAGGCTTTGCTGAAGACGCGGCTGATCCAGGACCGACAGAGCTCCAACTATCACCGGTGTGGTCGCACCGATAAAGGAGTCAGCGCCTTTTCCCAA GTCATTACAATTGATTTGAGGTCCACACAGTTTTCTGGAGGACTGGGTGTCACGCTCCCAGAGCATATCGACGCAAACACCAAGAGTAAAGCTGCCGCCTCGGAGGTTCCGTATGTGAAGATGCTGAACAGAGTCCTGCCCCAGGACATCAGGATCTTGGACTGGGCCCCCGTCGCAGAGGGGTTCAGTGCTCGCTTCGACTGCAAGTCCCGCACATATCGCTACTACTTCCCCCGAGGGTCTCTGGATGTGCCATTAATGGCAGATGCTGCAAAAAG GTACGAGGGGACTCACGACTTTCGCAACCTGTGCAAAATGGATGTGGGCAACGGCGTCCTGCAGTTCGAGAGGACCATCTTGTCAGCGTCAGTCAAACCAGCGTTGCCTGAACACACGTCCAGCACAGATCACTATGACATCTTCATCTTTGAGATTAAAGGATTAGCCTTCCTTTACCACCAG GTACGATGCATGATGGCGTTGCTTCTCCTGATTGGACAGAAACTGGAAGCCCCGGAGTTAATTCATCAGCTCCTGGATGTTCAGAGTAATCCCCGAAAGCCCCAGTACAG CATGGCGGTGGACTTCCCTCTGGTGCTGTACGACTGCCACTTCGAGGGTTTGAGCTGGAagcaggaggctgaggaggtGAACTACGTCCTgtcaacactgcagcagcactggaCCCAGAGCGCAGTGAAGAGCCACGTCCTCCATGGGATGATCAAGGGTTTGGAAGCCTCAG GCGGAGTTTCCTCCAACCACTGCTGGTTAGTGGAAGGCAGCAGGCAGAGAAACTATCGGCCGTTGCTGGAGCGTCCGTGCTGCGAGAGCCTGGAGTCCAGGATAGACCACTTTGTCAAAAGAGGCAGACTGGAGCGGGAGGAGGGCGAGAACGGAGGGGACACTGTGCACAGAGGGAAAAGGTCCAAACATTCCCACAATTCCTCCACCGGGCCTGTTTCTTCAGAGCTGCCACCGGCGAAGAAAAGTGCAGATCGGAAAACAGAAGACTGA